The region GAAATCAGAAGCTGCGAGATTTCCTAGGATGCCGGCTGCTGGAAGGTCGCCCTTGAGCTGCTTCTTTGAACGGCGCTGTTGCCGAGTAGAGGAAGCCGGCCGTGTGCCGTTATGCCAATGAAGCGCTTAAGCCTTTGGGCTTAAGAAAAAAGGTGGTACCGCGAAAGCAGCTCCTTTCGTCCTTTTGGGATGAAAGGGGCTTTTTTGCTTGCCGGCTGCGCGGCTTTGCGCTGTCGGCCGCATTGTCCATCACGTTGTAAGGAGGGAAATGACATGGCACAGCACGAAGTGTCGATGCCGCCGAAATACGACCACCGCGCGGTCGAAGCGGGGCGCTACGAATGGTGGCTGAAAGGGAAATTTTTTGAGGCGACCGGCGATCCGGCGAAAAAACCGTTTACGATCGTCATTCCACCGCCGAACGTCACCGGCAAACTGCATTTAGGCCACGCGTGGGATACGACGCTGCAAGACATCATTACGCGCATGAAACGGATGCAAGGGTATGACGTCCTGTGGCTTCCGGGAATGGATCACGCCGGCATCGCCACCCAGGCGAAAGTGGAAGAGAAGCTGCGCCGGCAAGGGCTGTCGCGCTACGATTTAGGCCGGGAAAAGTTTTTAGAAGAAACATGGAAGTGGAAGGAAGAATACGCCGGCCATATTCGCAGCCAATGGGCAAAGTTAGGGCTTGGCCTCGACTACACGCGCGAGCGGTTTACGCTCGATGAAGGGCTCTCAAAAGCGGTGCGCGAAGTGTTCGTCTCGCTTTACCGAAAAGGGCTCATTTACCGCGGCGAGTACATCATCAACTGGGACCCGGTGACGAAAACCGCTTTGTCGGACATTGAGGTCGTTTATAAAGAAGTGAAAGGCGCGCTCTACCATTTGCGCTATCCGCTCGCCGACGGCTCCGGCTACATTGAAGTGGCGACGACCCGTCCGGAAACGATGCTCGGCGATACGGCCGTTGCCGTGCACCCGGATGACGAGCGGTATAAGCATTTGATCGGCAAAATGGTGAAGCTGCCGATCGTCGGCCGCGAAATTCCGATCATCGCCGACGAGTATGTCGATATGGAGTTCGGCTCCGGGGCGGTGAAAATTACGCCGGCGCACGACCCGAACGATTTTGAAATCGGCAACCGCCATAACTTGCCGCGCATTCTTGTCATGAACGAAGACGGCACGATGAATGAAAACGCCTTGCAATACCAAGGGCTTGACCGGTTCGAGTGCCGGAAGCAAATCGTCCGCGATTTGCAAGAACAAGGAGTCCTCTTTAAAATCGAGGAGCACGTCCACTCGGTCGGCCATAGCGAACGGAGCGGCGCGGTCGTTGAACCGTATTTGTCGACGCAATGGTTTGTGAAAATGAAGCCGCTCGCCGAAGCGGCGATCAAGCTGCAGCAAACCGACGGGAAAGTGCAGTTTGTGCCGGAGCGGTTTGAAAAAACGTATTTGCATTGGCTTGAAAACATCCGCGACTGGTGCATTTCGCGCCAGCTTTGGTGGGGGCATCGCATCCCGGCGTGGTATCATAAAGAAACGGGCGAAGTGTACGTCGACCATGAGCCGCCCAAAGACATCGAAAACTGGGAGCAAGACCCAGATGTGCTCGACACATGGTTCAGCTCGGCGCTTTGGCCGTTCTCGACAATGGGATGGCCGGATGTGGAGTCGCCGGATTACAAGCGCTACTACCCGACCGATGTGCTTGTCACCGGCTATGACATCATTTTCTTCTGGGTGTCGCGCATGATTTTCCAAGGGCTCGAATTCACCGGAAAGCGCCCGTTCAAAGACGTGCTCATCCACGGCCTCGTCCGCGACGCCCAAGGGCGGAAAATGAGCAAATCGCTCGGCAACGGCGTCGATCCGATGGATGTGATCGATCAGTACGGCGCCGATGCGCTCCGCTACTTCTTGGCGACCGGCAGCTCGCCGGGGCAAGACTTGCGCTTCAGCACCGAAAAAGTCGAAGCGACGTGGAATTTCGCCAACAAAATTTGGAACGCCTCGCGCTTTGCCTTGATGAACATGGGCGGCATGACGTACGAGGAGCTTGATTTGAGCGGTGAAAAAACGGTCGCCGACCATTGGATTTTAACGCGTCTCAACGAAACGATCGACACGGTGACGAAGCTCGCTGAGAAATACGAATTCGGCGAAGCAGGGCGCACGCTGTACAACTTTATTTGGGACGACTTGTGCGACTGGTACATTGAAATGGCGAAATTGCCGCTTTACGGTGACGACGAAGCGGCGAAAAAGACGACGCGCTCCGTGCTGGCGTATGTGCTCGACAACACGATGCGCCTGCTTCACCCGTTCATGCCGTTCATTACCGAGGAAATTTGGCAAAACTTGCCGCATGAAGGCGAATCGATCACCGTCGCTCCGTGGCCGCAAGCGCGCCCTGAGCTGTCAAACGAAGAAGCCGCGGAAGAAATGCGGCTGCTCGTCGACATCATCCGCGCCGTCCGCAACGTCCGCGCCGAAGTGAACACGCCGCCCGGCAAGCCGATTGCGCTCTATATTAAGGTGAAAGATGAACAAGTGCGGGCGGCGCTCATGAAAAACCGCGCCTATCTTGAGCGGTTCTGCAACCCGAGCGAGCTCTTGATCGATACAAACGTTCCCGCGCCGGACAAAGCGATGACGGCGGTCGTCACCGGCGCCGAGCTCATCATGCCGCTTGAAGGATTGATCAATATTGAGGAAGAAATTAAGCGGCTCGAAAAAGAGCTTGACAAATGGAACAAAGAAGTCGAGCGCGTCGAAAAGAAACTGGCGAACGAAGGCTTTTTGGCGAAAGCGCCGGCCCATGTCGTCGAAGAAGAGCGGCGCAAGCGGCAAGATTATGTCGAAAAACGCGAAGCCGTCAAGGCGCGCCTCGCCGAGCTCAAACGGTAGACAAACGATCTCGCCGTTGATTATGATGAAGACGAATCCGCTTTCGAGTGGATTCGTCTTTTTCGATGGAAGATGATGTTGTTGAAAGAAGAGGAATGCCTTCGACATATGCGATTCAGTCTTTTCCTTGATGGATCAGGATACAAAGGACAAGGAGGATGGTCAACATGGTTCGAACGTATGAAGAAGCGGTTGCTTGGATTCACGGGCGGCTGCGGCTTGGCATGAAACCGGGATTGAAACGGATGGAATGGATGATGGAAAAACTTGGCCGACCGGAACGCCGCGTCCGCGCCGTCCATATCGGGGGAACGAACGGCAAAGGGTCGACGGTCGCCTATTTGCGTTCGATCTTGCAGGCGGCGGGCTATTCGGTCGGGGCGTTCACGTCTCCATATGTCGAACAGTTTAACGAACGGATCACCATCAACGGCGAACCGATCAGCGATGAAGAGATTGTAGAGCTCGTGCAGACGATCAAACCGCTGGCGGATGAATTGGAACGAACAGAGCTCGGCGGGCCGACCGAATTTGAAGTGATCACAGCGATGATGCTGTATTATTTCGGAAAAAAACACATTCAAGACATCGTGCTCATTGAAGTCGGCCTCGGCGGACGCTTGGACTCGACGAACGTCATTTATCCGCTCGTTTCCGTCATTACGAACGTCAGCTACGACCATATGAACATCTTAGGCGATACACTCGCGCAAATCGCCGCGGAAAAAGCGGGGATCATTAAATCAGGGGTTCCGCTTGTGACAGCAGTGAACGAGCCTGAGGCGTGGGACGTGATCGCCAAGACGGCGGCGGAGCGGAAGGCGAAAACGTATCGGATCGGCGTTGATTTTACCGTTTCTGACCGGCAGGCGACGGCCGAAGGGGAACAGTTTTCCGTCACGACTCCATTTGCCGAATATCGCGGTTTGCGCATTTCCATGCCGGGCGCCCATCAAGTCGAAAATGCCGCTGTGGCGGTGATGACGGCAGAACTATTGCGGCTTGGCTATTCATTTTTGATCGATCCGGAGCATATCACCGACGGGCTCGCAACGGCCACTTGGCCCGGCCGGTTTGAGCGGATGAGCGACAATCCTCTCATTATCCTTGATGGCGCCCATAACGAGGCCGGCATCCACGCGCTTGTGGAGACGGTGCGCGCCCATTATCCCGACAAACGCGTCCATGTTTTGTTTGCGGCATTGGCGGACAAGCCGCTCGAGCGGATGATTCGGCTGCTTGATGATCTGGCGGCAACGATGACGTTTACAACGTTCGATTTTCCGCGCGCGGCGTTGGCGGAAGCGCTTGCTGCCCTTTCGTCTCACCTGCATAAGGCGGCGACAGATGATTGGACAGGCTGGCTCATCGAGAAGAAAAAACGAATGGGAAACGACGAGCTGTTGCTTGTCACTGGATCGCTTTACTTTATATCTGAAGTGCGAAAACTTCTAAAAAAATAATGCCAAGTGATGAAAAGGATTGATATAATGGAAGAAAGATAGTCCTTTTGGCTCGGGAGGGGAGGCATATGCAACGGTGGCGCGGCTGGTTGTTATGGGGGATGTTGCTATGGCTGATGGCGAGTGTATGGCCGGTGAAGGCGGGTGTTGCTTACGCAGGCCAACCGGAAGGGGCTATCACGTTTGTTTCCGATGAGAAAATTGAAGGATGGGCGACCGCACCAGGGGACGGCAACGGGCAAGGGAACAGCATTCGCTACTTTATGATTCGCATTCAGCTGAAGGAACAAAACGGCACGGCAGTCAGCTACCGAGCCGAAGCGGTGGAAGCGCCGGCGGACAGAAACGGGGAGAAAAAGTATACGTTTTCACTCGACATGAGCGGCAAGTGGCCACCAGCTTCGGGAACGACGGCGACTTACCAAATCACCGTCGATGCTTATCGCGTGTTGGGAAATGGAAAAGAGGATGTGTATTTTTCATTCCCACAGGCGCCTTATCAATATACGAGGCAAACTGAGGCGAGCACGGCTAAATTGGATTTTTCCCTCTCGTTTTCACAGCCGGAATACGCCAAGCCGCCAAACGGCGATGCCCAAGGCCGGCTCGATGTGACGCTGGTTCCACAAGGCGCTGTTTCAGGACTCATCCGTCCACCCATCGACGTCGTGTTTGTCATGGACGTGTCAGGCTCAATGACATCGACAAAATTGCAAAGCGCGAAATCCGCTTTGCAAGCGGCGGTCAACTACTTTAAGTCCAATTACAATCAAAATGACCGTTTTGCTTTGATCCCCTTCTCCGATGGGGTGCGGGAAACAAGCGTCGTTCCGTTCGGGAAGTACTCGAATGTCCTAAGCCAGCTTGATGCCATTCTCAATGTCGGCAACAGCTTGACCGCCAGCGGCGGGACGAATTACTCGGCGGCATTGTCTCTAGCCCAGTCCTATTTCACTGATCCGACGCGCAAAAAATACATTATTTTCTTAACCGATGGCATGCCGACCGTGTTGAATACAACCGATTCCATTACGTATCGGGAGGTCAAGCCAAAATTTTTTGGCGGATACCAGTATACAGGAAATAAAATCACCGATTCTCTTCCTGTCACTTACGAACTGTACAGCGACGGCCGGACTGCTGGCATCCGTTTTACCGACAACAAAGGGTATTCCCGCCAATTTTACAGCGATGGGCAAGATTATGTCAATGGATGGCGAGTGTCTTGGGATAACGGTTATCCATTCACCTACAGCGGCATCGAAACGAAAATTCGAGCCAATGCCATAGCGGTGGCGAAGACGCTTGGGATGAACAATATTACTTTATATTCGATTGGCTTTGGCAGCAACGGTGAAGTCGATTTAGATTATTTACAGACGCTGTCCGCGACTGCTGGCGGCGAAGCGCGGCAAGGAACAACGCAAAATTTGACCGCTTTGTTCCAACAGTTTTCCCAGCTCGCCACCACGCCGGCGATCACAGGAACGATCCGCATCCCGCTTTCGTCGTTTGGAGGCAATGTCGCCATCGCAGAAAATGGCCAAGTATGGCTTGATGACGCGAAACAAAACGCCTATATTTCGTTTTCGATTCCGTATCAAGCCGGCCAAGGCACTCCCGCGCCGGTGACGATTCCGATTCCCGTATCGTTTAAAGCGAAAGGAACGTATACGTTCAACGCGGAGTTGACGTATCGAGATGTGTATGGACAACTGCAGCCATCGATAACAAAAACTGTGACGGTCACCGTCAAAGACGAAGCGCCGCCATCATTTACAGGCACGGTGAAATTGCAAGGATTGACCAATGAGATCAACAGCTTAATCAAGCGCGGCGCCACCGATGGCAACGACAATCGCTTCCGGGCGACGTATTCGATGTCGCTTGTCGGCTATGTCGGCAATGCGACGGGAACGATCAGTAATGTGAAAATTCTTCAGCCGCTGCCGGACGGCATCTCCGTTATTCCGGATGGAACGGTGTCGACGTATGTGCAAAACGGTGTGCATTATGCGCAATGGTCGTTTGCCAACCAAACGTTTGACTACAGCCAGCTCAACAAACTGACCTTGACAGCGCAATGGGTGATGCAAGCTGATTTTGCCATGAACAATGTTCAATTGCCGCCTGCGGTCGTGACCTTTACCGACAGCCGCTATGGGGCGCGGACATCGACGCTCGCGCCGCCGACAGAACGAATTGGCATGAAAGTTCGTTTGGATGATTTCCCGAACTTTTACTATGTGGGGGACGCATGGGGTGTGATCAGTAAATATCAATTTTTTGCTGCTTCCGAAGATAGTGTCGGAAGTGCGGAACCGAATTCACACGGATTATTGCCGTTGCCTGTCAAGGCGCTGCAATATGACCCGAATGATGATGGGGTGTTGCTTGTCACATACAGCAACGGCCAGACGGTGCCTGTATACATTAAGCCGCATCTTTCCGTTGTCACGGCCAATGGCGCCGTTCCAAATGGAGCGACGACTTATGAGGCGCCAACCGTGAAAATTACCGGATTGGTGGCTGGTGAAGGGGTGTCGTATCAGTACCAAGTCGTGCGAAACGGTGTGGCGGCCGCTTGGACATCGCTTTCTTCACCGTATGCGATTGCCATTTCCAATGACGGCTCCTATACGGTGACGGTGCAGGCATCAGGGGGATTGACGAGGGGAACAGGCCTAGCGAGCGCGGCATTTACGTATACAAAGCTGATTACAGAATTGAAGCTTGGTTCGTATCAAACGAAGATGAATGTTGGCGACACGCAGACGATTCCGGTGACGATTGTCCCGAGCGATGCAACGAACAAAACGTTGGTGTGGTCATCGACCGACAATACCGTGGCGGTGGTGCAAAACGCCACGGTGACGGCGTTGAAACCGGGAACGGTCACGATCACTGTTCGTTCAACGGATGGAGGGAATTCGTCCGCGACGGCGACGATTACGGTCATCGACCCATACGTGCCGCTTATGGGCATGGCGTTCCGCAATCCGATCCTATACATGAACGTCGGCGACAAGCTCGAAGTGGGGCAAGAGCTCCGCTTCACCCCGGACAATGCAACAGACAAGGCGCTTCGCTCTGTCACACCGTCTGATGATCGTTTTGTCAAAGCGGTTCAAGAAAACGGGAAATGGTATTTAGAAGCGGTCGATGTCGGGTATGCGACCATCACAGCAACGGCGAAGGTAAAAGCGCCGGGTGGCGGGGACATTCAAGCTGAAGCGACTGTCATTGTGCGGGCGCCTTCTACGAACCAAAACAGCGGAAACGGCGGTCGATGGTAAAAATGTATGAAGCGGCCTCCCAAGTGGGAGCGCCGCTTTGATTGTTTATTCCACTTCCAGCCGGTCGACCACTAGAGAGATGCGATTGACAAAAGGAAGTCCTGTTCCTTGTTCGACAAGCACTTCGGGCCGATAACGGACGATGAGGCGGGAGGACAGTGGATTGTTGCCCGGGGCAAACCGGCTCGGTTCACCATTGTCCCCATTGACTTGGCCGCGGAACGCGTTGACAACCAGCCCATTGATGTCCGTATCCGGGGCTGTTGTTCCATTCCCCTTCGCAAACAGCCCGCCTTCAATATATAAATAGGACCCGACTGCATAAATCGTGGCGCTGCTGTCCGTGTAAAAGTACCCTTTCAAATTCGGTGTTGGAATGGTTGGGTTATCGAATTCATTAATGCGGGAAATGTCAAGCGGCCCTTTCGACAACAACACCAATCCTTTGTCATTCGCCGCCCGTTCGATCTTGTTTTGGTAAATTTTAGTATACCCTGTCGCATAGATGCTCGCATCAAGCCGCAAGTTGCCTGTTAGCATGACATTGCCCAAAACGATGAAATTTCCGCGCACGCTGACAAAGGTGTTTGGATTTGTCGGCCCATCGAGGCGAAGATCCCCGTTGATGATGAGCCATTGGTTGACGCCGTTGTTGCTAATATCTATATCTCCTGTTAAAACACTGTTTCCGTTAAGATAAAGCGGCTTTGTTTTTGGACTTTCTTTTATCGCTTTTTCAAGTGGGATGTTTTGATTGATTGGGAGCGAAGTCCACTGATTGGATAGCTCCTCAACTAAACGGTGAAGCTCGGCATCTTTGTCCGCCGCTTCCTGAATGGCTTCCACTTGCTCAATGTAGGCATCGCGCGTTTGCGATGACAACGGCGAAATACCCGATGCCTGCAACAGTTTGTCAGCCACGGTAAGGTCAAAATCGACATCGATAAAATCCTCATTTTCTTGCCGGATAGTTGGCGCCGGTTCCAAAACATCCGTTGGCCAAAGAGACGCCCAATTGTTTGTCATGTGGAAGCGGTCTTGTGCTGCTTCCCAACAGTTGGACGTTTGCCCGCATGCATTCAACCGGCCATCGCTTGTGTACCAAATGGAGGAAGACGATAAACTAGGCATGCCGGCGTTAGGCATGGCGACTGTCAGCTCTCCGTTCTTTTTGACATAGTTGGTTGTGTTGCTGGCATAGGCCTGTTGTCCTGCGTAGACGTTGCCCTTTTCGACATAGATGCCGCCATTTAACACGACATCTCGGTTGGATCCGAGTGCATATTTGAGAAAGCTTGGTGTGTTTGTGACAAAGACGAGACGCTGAACAGTCCGCGTCTGATGTCCGTCAGTGAATGTTTTCGATAAACGAAGGGCGCGAAGAAACACTTGATTTTTTGGAATATTGTATTGCGCACTTTCATCCTTCATGACCACTCCGTAGCGGTCATGTAAGCGGCCAGCGATTGTATTTTCTCCCGGAGATGGGCTGTCAATCCCGAGAAACTGATCCCATTGGTCCGGCACAAAAATGCGATGATTGACAAAAAAATT is a window of Geobacillus kaustophilus DNA encoding:
- a CDS encoding valine--tRNA ligase — protein: MAQHEVSMPPKYDHRAVEAGRYEWWLKGKFFEATGDPAKKPFTIVIPPPNVTGKLHLGHAWDTTLQDIITRMKRMQGYDVLWLPGMDHAGIATQAKVEEKLRRQGLSRYDLGREKFLEETWKWKEEYAGHIRSQWAKLGLGLDYTRERFTLDEGLSKAVREVFVSLYRKGLIYRGEYIINWDPVTKTALSDIEVVYKEVKGALYHLRYPLADGSGYIEVATTRPETMLGDTAVAVHPDDERYKHLIGKMVKLPIVGREIPIIADEYVDMEFGSGAVKITPAHDPNDFEIGNRHNLPRILVMNEDGTMNENALQYQGLDRFECRKQIVRDLQEQGVLFKIEEHVHSVGHSERSGAVVEPYLSTQWFVKMKPLAEAAIKLQQTDGKVQFVPERFEKTYLHWLENIRDWCISRQLWWGHRIPAWYHKETGEVYVDHEPPKDIENWEQDPDVLDTWFSSALWPFSTMGWPDVESPDYKRYYPTDVLVTGYDIIFFWVSRMIFQGLEFTGKRPFKDVLIHGLVRDAQGRKMSKSLGNGVDPMDVIDQYGADALRYFLATGSSPGQDLRFSTEKVEATWNFANKIWNASRFALMNMGGMTYEELDLSGEKTVADHWILTRLNETIDTVTKLAEKYEFGEAGRTLYNFIWDDLCDWYIEMAKLPLYGDDEAAKKTTRSVLAYVLDNTMRLLHPFMPFITEEIWQNLPHEGESITVAPWPQARPELSNEEAAEEMRLLVDIIRAVRNVRAEVNTPPGKPIALYIKVKDEQVRAALMKNRAYLERFCNPSELLIDTNVPAPDKAMTAVVTGAELIMPLEGLINIEEEIKRLEKELDKWNKEVERVEKKLANEGFLAKAPAHVVEEERRKRQDYVEKREAVKARLAELKR
- a CDS encoding bifunctional folylpolyglutamate synthase/dihydrofolate synthase, with product MVRTYEEAVAWIHGRLRLGMKPGLKRMEWMMEKLGRPERRVRAVHIGGTNGKGSTVAYLRSILQAAGYSVGAFTSPYVEQFNERITINGEPISDEEIVELVQTIKPLADELERTELGGPTEFEVITAMMLYYFGKKHIQDIVLIEVGLGGRLDSTNVIYPLVSVITNVSYDHMNILGDTLAQIAAEKAGIIKSGVPLVTAVNEPEAWDVIAKTAAERKAKTYRIGVDFTVSDRQATAEGEQFSVTTPFAEYRGLRISMPGAHQVENAAVAVMTAELLRLGYSFLIDPEHITDGLATATWPGRFERMSDNPLIILDGAHNEAGIHALVETVRAHYPDKRVHVLFAALADKPLERMIRLLDDLAATMTFTTFDFPRAALAEALAALSSHLHKAATDDWTGWLIEKKKRMGNDELLLVTGSLYFISEVRKLLKK
- a CDS encoding VWA domain-containing protein; amino-acid sequence: MQRWRGWLLWGMLLWLMASVWPVKAGVAYAGQPEGAITFVSDEKIEGWATAPGDGNGQGNSIRYFMIRIQLKEQNGTAVSYRAEAVEAPADRNGEKKYTFSLDMSGKWPPASGTTATYQITVDAYRVLGNGKEDVYFSFPQAPYQYTRQTEASTAKLDFSLSFSQPEYAKPPNGDAQGRLDVTLVPQGAVSGLIRPPIDVVFVMDVSGSMTSTKLQSAKSALQAAVNYFKSNYNQNDRFALIPFSDGVRETSVVPFGKYSNVLSQLDAILNVGNSLTASGGTNYSAALSLAQSYFTDPTRKKYIIFLTDGMPTVLNTTDSITYREVKPKFFGGYQYTGNKITDSLPVTYELYSDGRTAGIRFTDNKGYSRQFYSDGQDYVNGWRVSWDNGYPFTYSGIETKIRANAIAVAKTLGMNNITLYSIGFGSNGEVDLDYLQTLSATAGGEARQGTTQNLTALFQQFSQLATTPAITGTIRIPLSSFGGNVAIAENGQVWLDDAKQNAYISFSIPYQAGQGTPAPVTIPIPVSFKAKGTYTFNAELTYRDVYGQLQPSITKTVTVTVKDEAPPSFTGTVKLQGLTNEINSLIKRGATDGNDNRFRATYSMSLVGYVGNATGTISNVKILQPLPDGISVIPDGTVSTYVQNGVHYAQWSFANQTFDYSQLNKLTLTAQWVMQADFAMNNVQLPPAVVTFTDSRYGARTSTLAPPTERIGMKVRLDDFPNFYYVGDAWGVISKYQFFAASEDSVGSAEPNSHGLLPLPVKALQYDPNDDGVLLVTYSNGQTVPVYIKPHLSVVTANGAVPNGATTYEAPTVKITGLVAGEGVSYQYQVVRNGVAAAWTSLSSPYAIAISNDGSYTVTVQASGGLTRGTGLASAAFTYTKLITELKLGSYQTKMNVGDTQTIPVTIVPSDATNKTLVWSSTDNTVAVVQNATVTALKPGTVTITVRSTDGGNSSATATITVIDPYVPLMGMAFRNPILYMNVGDKLEVGQELRFTPDNATDKALRSVTPSDDRFVKAVQENGKWYLEAVDVGYATITATAKVKAPGGGDIQAEATVIVRAPSTNQNSGNGGRW